In Centropristis striata isolate RG_2023a ecotype Rhode Island chromosome 1, C.striata_1.0, whole genome shotgun sequence, one DNA window encodes the following:
- the gtpbp1l gene encoding GTP binding protein 1, like has translation MASLAATEPAICPGAIPAAESIVPACMFAPDRGCADDPSAEEGFEDGEDTNGESADHLDLSSKVVLVSPTGQQYDSLLRHLREQIDEGCGETIYVVGMGSDGGDYGLDEKDMEASVATVRSLCEQIEADLILLRERTDTGGKIRDYLIRRRVGEQDFLEVRVAVVGNVDAGKSTLLGVLTHGELDNGRGFARQKLFRHKHEMESGRTSSVGNDILGFDQEGQVVNKPDSHGGGLDWTKICEKSSKVITFIDLAGHEKYLKTTVFGMTGHLPDFCMLMVGSNAGIVGMTKEHLGLALALNVPVFVVVTKIDMCPANILQETLKLLQRLLKSPGCRKIPVLVQNKDDVIVTASNFSSERMCPIFQISNVTGENMDLLKMFLNLLSSRTNFSNDEPAEFQIDDTYSVPGVGTVVSGTTLRGMIRLNDTLLLGPDPLGTFIPIAVKSIHRKRMPVKEVRGGQTASFALKKIKRSSIRKGMVMVSPKLMPQATWEFEAEILVLHHPTTISPRYQAMVHCGSIRQTATILTMNKDCLRTGDKATVHFRFIKTPEYLHCDHKLVFREGRTKAVGTITKLLQAVNTQAAKAQQSKMQASKKMFKDGTAASEEAGSTARPPSPNAAQLPLKSGGGGRRRGGQRHRGKGLNAATISTAVPAGAAGTA, from the exons ATGGCGTCGTTAGCGGCGACAGAACCAGCGATATGCCCGGGTGCAATACCGGCAGCAGAGTCCATAGTGCCCGCTTGTATGTTTGCACCGGACCGGGGATGTGCCGACGATCCATCCGCTGAAGAGGGCTTCGAGGACGGCGAGGACACAAACGGCGAGTCCGCGGATCATTTAGACTTAAGCAGCAAG GTGGTCCTAGTGAGTCCAACAGGACAACAGTATGATTCATTACTACGGCATCTGAGGGAGCAGATAGATGAAGGCTGCGGAGAGACTATCTATGTGGTTGGAATGGGCTCAG ATGGGGGTGACTATGGTCTGGATGAGAAGGACATGGAGGCATCGGTCGCAACAGTGCGGTCGCTGTGTGAACAGATTGAGGCTGACCTGATCTTGctgagagagaggacagacacTGGCGGAAAAATTCGGGACTACCTCATCCGCCGGCGGGTGGGAGAGCAGGATTTCCTGGAAGTCAG AGTGGCGGTGGTAGGGAATGTGGACGCAGGGAAGAGCACTCTGCTCGGGGTTCTGACCCATGGTGAGCTGGACAATGGCAGAGGCTTCGCTCGTCAGAAGCTCTTTagacacaaacatgaaatggaGAGCGGCAGGACCAGCAGTGTGGGCAATGATATCCTGGGTTTTGACCAGGAGGGACAG GTGGTGAACAAGCCAGACAGTCACGGTGGCGGCCTAGACTGGACAAAGATCTGTGAAAAATCATCAAAAGTCATCACCTTCATTGACCTGGCTGGCCACGAGAAGTACCTCAAGACCACTGTCTTCGGCATGACGGGGCACCTACCAGATTTCTGCATGCTCATG GTCGGCAGTAACGCTGGCATCGTTGGCATGACCAAAGAGCATCTGGGTCTGGCTCTGGCCCTTAATGTTCCCGTGTTTGTTGTGGTTACTAAGATAGATATGTGTCCAGCCAACATCCTGCAAG AAACACTAAAATTGTTGCAGAGGTTATTAAAGTCACCAGGCTGCAGAAAAATACCCGTGCTGGTCCAGAACAAGGATGATGTCATTGTCACAGCCTCCAACTTCAGCTCTGAGAG GATGTGTCCAATTTTCCAAATCTCAAATGTGACAGGGGAGAACATGGATCTGCTGAAGATGTTCCTCAACCTCCTCTCTTCTAGGACCAACTTCAGCAACGATGAGCCTGCTGAGTTCCAAATAGACGACACATACTCAGTACCG GGTGTGGGCACAGTAGTTTCTGGGACTACGTTACGTGGGATGATACGGCTCAACGACACGCTGCTCTTAGGCCCAGACCCATTGGGCACTTTCATCCCCATTGCAGTTAAATCCATCCACCGCAAGAGGATGCCTGTGAAAGAGGTTCGCGGTGGTCAGACGGCATCCTTTGCCCTCAAAAAG ATCAAACGTTCATCGATAAGGAAAGGCATGGTGATGGTTTCCCCGAAGCTGATGCCACAGGCCACCTGGGAGTTTGAGGCTGAGATTTTGGTGCTTCACCACCCCACCACGATATCCCCAAGATACCAGGCCATGG TCCACTGTGGCAGCATCAGGCAGACAGCCACCATCCTGACCATGAACAAAGACTGTCTGCGGACAGGGGACAAGGCCACAGTCCACTTCCGCTTCATTAAGACTCCCGAGTACCTGCACTGTGACCACAAACTGGTGTTCAGGGAAGGACGCACGAAAGCTGTGGGCACCATTACAAAG cttcttcaagcAGTGAACACCCAGGCAGCGAAGGCCCAGCAGTCCAAGATGCAGGCGAGTAAAAAGATGTTTAAAGACGGAACGGCAGCCAGTGAGGAGGCTGGATCAACTGCACGACCGCCTAGCCCTAATGCAGCACAGCTACCA CTCAAATCAGGAGGCGGAGGACGCAGAAGAGGTGGTCAGAGACATCGAGGGAAAGGTCTGAACGCTGCAACAATCTCTACAGCGGTGCCTGCAGGAGCAGCCGGCACAGCCTAA